Proteins from a genomic interval of Zingiber officinale cultivar Zhangliang chromosome 1B, Zo_v1.1, whole genome shotgun sequence:
- the LOC121987611 gene encoding uncharacterized protein LOC121987611: MDATLPLALRLWVLGVSVVFILPATCSMKYVSEQTLDATTEDPYTPYDYARFPEVEKHCSSFLSSAHNLEFDFNRANNLKKELSFVGGDWIQVSGDAPLMPFDPSDAPLGASDLPNPLYLVSFSMKHVDPLGNSHSSLKVSGALGLGISRNGTAPESVLYQFPEFRFWPGSSEFRIQFEGVYIELEKNGGERVLCLLGNALLPSRDTDSSHPWEWVKDASSTKYQHPHLQDDQILLVLHYPKVFTLTTRAVRGEMKSLNRPLSPRYFDEIQLSSRLGPYSNYEYGSEDLVSKACAPYPSGDDIVHNQLEVYKGAGFCGILYRFASRELLNIVPNWNCNSTDEYCRKLGPFVTEMAINATDGGFANVGLMMQDIRCEPRIDKNNMSLARVFTVFRAIPPWEDHYMVAPRTGLNGLTLSAEGIWNSSAGQLCMVGCLGLDNEKCQSRICLYVPTSFSISRRNIIYGRISSIEDNKDFSHFPLTFENPVHPSELRNKMNRNPFITYMYSKIKVAGAFLERSEPFDFGNIVKKSLLSYPRKGNDGDDDMANLSNLADALTLHVPVVPDPIPDVHKEKPFLQMEVLSIGSLLFGQYWTLSNASIASNQSIPPSKEDSTEKQLLLNVSAELILYGNLYTNVSLLYLEGLYNPIDGRMYLIGCRDVRASWNILFDSMDLEDGLDCLIEVKVEYPPTTARWLINPTAKFSITSQRNDDDPLHFDPLNLQTLPIFYKEQKEDILSRRDVEGILRIITLSLAILFILSQLFYIRDNGVVVPYISLVMLGVQALGYIIPLITGAEALYARITSESYENPSYEFKENQRFQFIDYMVKILVLGAFLLTLRLGQKVVKSRIRLLTRTPLEPGRVPSDKRILLISFSIHMVGFLGILIMHFVNVSRRPVHQTTYLDPSGNNHKLNEWEMLLEEYIGLLQDFFLLPQIIGNCLWQISCMPLKKTYYIGITMVRLLPHVYDFVRAPVFNPYFSDQYEFVDPNLDFFSKFGDIFIPVTAVVFVIVIYIQQRWNYDKLSQVLRSGQNRLLPSGSRVYDRLPSMSFEAELVAGVNETEIEKIPSEEEA; this comes from the coding sequence ATGGATGCCACACTTCCTTTGGCTCTGAGGTTGTGGGTTTTGGGGGTCTCAGTGGTTTTCATACTGCCCGCCACATGCTCGATGAAATATGTGAGTGAACAAACCTTGGATGCAACCACAGAAGACCCTTACACACCGTATGACTATGCCCGATTCCCCGAGGTCGAGAAACATTGTAGCTCTTTCCTCTCATCTGCTCACAATTTGGAATTTGATTTCAATAGGGCCAACAACCTCAAAAAGGAGCTATCCTTTGTCGGGGGAGACTGGATTCAGGTCTCCGGTGATGCTCCTCTTATGCCATTTGACCCAAGTGATGCTCCacttggtgcttctgatcttcctAATCCCTTGTATCTTGTTTCGTTCTCGATGAAACATGTTGATCCGCTAGGCAATTCCCATAGTTCTCTCAAAGTCAGCGGAGCTTTAGGTCTAGGAATTTCTAGAAATGGCACTGCTCCAGAAAGTGTTCTGTACCAATTCCCGGAGTTCCGGTTTTGGCCCGGGAGTTCTGAGTTCAGAATTCAATTTGAAGGTGTTTACATTGAGTTAGAGAAGAATGGTGGAGAGAGGGTCTTGTGTCTTTTGGGAAATGCTTTGCTCCCTTCTCGTGATACTGATTCCTCTCACCCATGGGAATGGGTGAAAGATGCAAGTTCGACCAAGTATCAACATCCTCACTTGCAAGATGACCAAATTTTGCTTGTTCTTCACTACCCCAAGGTGTTCACCTTGACAACTAGAGCTGTCCGTGGTGAAATGAAGAGCTTGAATAGACCTCTAAGCCCCAGGTATTTTGATGAAATTCAGTTGTCTTCCAGGCTTGGACCCTACTCAAATTATGAGTATGGTTCAGAAGATCTTGTTTCAAAGGCCTGTGCTCCATACCCTTCTGGAGATGACATAGTGCATAACCAGTTGGAGGTCTACAAGGGAGCTGGTTTTTGTGGCATTCTTTATCGATTTGCCTCTAGAGAGTTACTCAACATTGTGCCAAACTGGAACTGTAACTCCACTGATGAATATTGCCGTAAGCTGGGACCTTTTGTAACGGAGATGGCAATCAATGCCACAGATGGTGGTTTTGCTAATGTTGGCCTGATGATGCAAGATATCAGGTGCGAACCAAGAATTGACAAGAATAACATGAGTCTCGCAAGAGTGTTTACAGTATTTAGAGCTATTCCTCCATGGGAGGATCATTACATGGTAGCACCAAGAACAGGCCTGAATGGTCTGACTCTTTCAGCTGAGGGAATATGGAATTCTTCTGCTGGACAACTCTGCATGGTTGGTTGTCTAGGGCTTGACAATGAAAAATGTCAATCTCGCATTTGCTTATATGTCCCCACATCCTTCTCTATCAGTCGACGCAACATCATTTACGGCAGAATATCTAGCATTGAAGATAATAAGGATTTCTCGCACTTTCCCTTGACATTTGAAAACCCTGTGCACCCCTCGGAACTACGAAATAAAATGAACAGAAATCCATTTATTACATACATGTACTCGAAGATCAAGGTAGCTGGTGCTTTCCTTGAGAGAAGTGAACCCTTCGACTTCGGTAACATCGTTAAAAAGTCACTCCTAAGCTACCCAAGAAAGGGGAATGATGGTGATGATGACATGGCAAATCTTTCCAATCTTGCTGATGCTCTCACTCTCCATGTGCCAGTTGTGCCAGATCCAATACCTGACGTTCACAAAGAGAAGCCATTCCTTCAGATGGAAGTGTTGTCTATTGGATCACTATTATTCGGTCAATATTGGACGCTTTCAAATGCATCAATTGCAAGTAACCAGAGTATCCCACCTTCCAAAGAAGATTCCACTGAGAAACAACTGCTTTTAAATGTTTCTGCCGAGCTCATACTTTATGGAAACCTTTACACCAATGTTTCGTTGCTCTACTTGGAGGGCCTTTATAATCCTATTGATGGAAGAATGTATCTCATAGGCTGCCGGGATGTGCGTGCTTCGTGGAATATACTTTTCGATAGCATGGACCTTGAAGACGGATTAGATTGTTTGATTGAAGTAAAAGTGGAGTACCCACCAACAACTGCACGGTGGCTGATCAATCCAACAGCAAAGTTCTCCATCACTAGTCAAAGAAATGATGATGACCCGCTACATTTTGACCCGCTCAATCTCCAAACACTTCCAATTTTCTACAAAGAACAAAAGGAGGACATTCTTTCTAGGAGAGATGTTGAAGGGATTCTACGAATCATCACCTTATCATTAGCTATCTTGTTTATTTTGAGTCAATTGTTTTACATCCGAGACAATGGTGTTGTTGTTCCCTACATATCTCTTGTCATGCTTGGTGTCCAGGCTTTAGGCTACATCATTCCTCTGATTACAGGAGCTGAAGCATTATATGCAAGAATCACATCTGAATCTTACGAGAACCCCTCATATGAATTCAAGGAGAATCAACGGTTCCAATTCATAGACTACATGGTGAAAATTCTTGTCTTGGGTGCCTTCTTGTTAACTCTAAGGCTCGGTCAAAAGGTGGTGAAATCTCGCATAAGATTACTTACAAGAACTCCACTGGAGCCAGGACGAGTCCCAAGTGATAAAAGGATACTTCTGATAAGTTTTAGCATCCACATGGTTGGTTTTCTGGGAATTCTTATCATGCATTTTGTCAACGTTTCTCGAAGACCTGTTCACCAGACTACATACTTGGATCCAAGCGGGAATAACCATAAACTGAATGAATGGGAAATGCTGCTGGAGGAATACATTGGTCTTCTTCAAGATTTCTTCTTGCTTCCCCAGATCATTGGAAACTGTCTGTGGCAAATTAGTTGCATGCCATTGAAGAAAACCTATTATATTGGAATAACAATGGTAAGGCTACTTCCGCATGTCTATGATTTCGTAAGAGCTCCAGTGTTCAACCCATACTTCTCTGATCAGTATGAATTTGTGGATCCAAACTTAGACTTCTTTTCAAAGTTTGGAGATATTTTTATTCCAGTCACTGCAGTTGTTTTTGTTATTGTGATATACATTCAACAGAGGTGGAATTACGACAAATTGAGTCAGGTACTGAGATCAGGTCAGAATAGACTCCTTCCATCTGGTTCCAGAGTCTATGACAGATTGCCGTCAATGTCATTCGAAGCAGAACTTGTCGCTGGTGTCAATGAAACTGAAATTGAAAAAATTCCAAGCGAGGAGGAAGCATGA
- the LOC121987637 gene encoding caffeoylshikimate esterase-like produces the protein MGSAAPPPVAPSPTKYFWGDEPGEEEYYLSQGVRNQQTYFQSPHGRLFTQSFLPVDPTTGELRPVKALVFMTHGYGSDSGWLFQKFAIAYSNWGYAVYCADLLGHGRSDGVRCYLGDMEAVATASLSFFLSVRREFPHLPAFLVGESMGGAATLLMYLRSPDRSTWTGLIFSAPLFVIPDDMKPSRIHLFLYGLLFGLADTWAAMPDNKMVGKAIKDRDRLRVIASNPRRYTGRPRVGTMRELARLCEYFKLHFAEVTAPFLTVHGTDDGVASPEGSKVFYEKASSADKKLILYEGMYHSLIQGEPEDNSSRVLADMRAWIDERVERYGAATTNGNSGDKEWNR, from the coding sequence ATGGGCTCCGCCGCTCCACCACCGGTAGCTCCTTCTCCGACCAAGTACTTCTGGGGCGACGAGCCTGGGGAGGAGGAGTATTACTTGTCCCAGGGCGTCCGCAATCAGCAAACCTACTTCCAGAGCCCCCATGGCCGCCTCTTCACTCAGTCCTTCCTCCCCGTCGATCCCACTACCGGTGAGCTACGCCCCGTCAAGGCCCTCGTCTTCATGACCCACGGATACGGATCTGACTCCGGCTGGCTCTTTCAAAAGTTCGCCATCGCCTACTCGAATTGGGGCTACGCCGTCTACTGCGCCGACCTCCTCGGGCACGGAAGGTCTGACGGCGTCCGCTGCTACCTCGGCGACATGGAAGCCGTTGCCACTGCCTCCCTCTCCTTTTTCCTCTCCGTCAGGAGGGAATTCCCCCATCTTCCGGCGTTCCTTGTCGGCGAGTCCATGGGCGGGGCCGCCACCCTCCTCATGTACCTGCGGTCCCCTGACAGGAGCACGTGGACGGGGCTCATCTTCTCCGCCCCGCTCTTCGTCATCCCCGACGACATGAAGCCCTCCcgcatccacctcttcctctacGGGCTCCTCTTCGGGCTCGCCGACACGTGGGCCGCAATGCCGGACAACAAGATGGTCGGAAAAGCCATCAAGGACCGCGACCGCCTCCGCGTCATCGCCTCCAATCCCCGCCGTTACACCGGACGCCCCCGCGTGGGCACCATGAGGGAGCTCGCCCGCCTCTGCGAGTACTTCAAGCTCCACTTCGCCGAGGTCACCGCGCCGTTTCTCACCGTCCACGGCACGGACGACGGCGTCGCATCGCCGGAGGGGTCCAAGGTGTTCTACGAGAAAGCATCCAGCGCCGACAAGAAGCTCATCCTCTACGAGGGCATGTACCACTCCCTGATCCAGGGCGAGCCGGAAGATAACAGCAGTCGTGTCCTAGCCGACATGAGGGCTTGGATCGACGAGCGTGTCGAACGCTACGGCGCCGCCACCACGAACGGGAACTCCGGCGACAAGGAATGGAACCGGTGA